The following proteins are encoded in a genomic region of Colletotrichum higginsianum IMI 349063 chromosome 9, whole genome shotgun sequence:
- a CDS encoding NLP3 protein: protein MKLFALLTPLLLSIGGAAAHARYCLCAADGKGEDQATRRVCNRYIEGVLKMNDGGSVHLGKTSDGLNHDLCVGDTEDAFIWEDFERQCQDIGKVASLNCWTDDD from the exons ATGAAGCTCTTCGCTCTTCTTACTCCACTACT ACTGTCCATTGGTGGAGCGGCTGCCCACGCCCGCTATTGTCTCTGCGCTGCCGACGGCAAAGGCGAAGACCAGGCCACGAGAAGAGTATGCAACCGGTACATAGAGGGCGTGCTTAAGATGAATGATGGCGGGTCGGTGCATCTAGGCAAAACCTCTGATGGGCTGAATCATGACCTG TGCGTCGGTGATACCGAGGATGCGTTCATATGGGAAGATTTTGAGCGCCAATGTCAGGATATCGGCAAGGTCGCCTCCCTCAATTGCTGGACAGACGATGATTAG
- a CDS encoding Short-chain dehydrogenase, with the protein MIPTHAIKLVPILASAAYGLQFTGPDTNTDLNLSAPITVSWEHNVAEADASWTVFDLSWHGDFVRSSSFSYMLQENITVSTGGQYEWDPAPIRELLVAGTGKLSSDKAFYFEAKLHSPDAPGRGSVVQSAKYAVEDGDLVESPGNAVSPSQGFILLSLVASIVLF; encoded by the coding sequence ATGATACCAACACACGCCATCAAGCTCGTTCCAATACTGGCGTCCGCCGCCTATGGCCTGCAGTTTACAGGGCCAGACACCAACACGGACCTCAATCTATCAGCGCCCATCACTGTCTCATGGGAGCACAACGTTGCCGAAGCCGATGCCAGCTGGACCGTCTTCGACCTCTCCTGGCACGGGGATTTCGTCCGCAGCAGCTCCTTTTCGTACATGCTCCAGGAGAACATCACCGTCTCGACCGGTGGACAGTACGAATGGGATCCAGCCCCGATTCGAGAGCTGTTAGTTGCAGGGACCGGCAAGCTCTCGTCTGACAAAGCGTTCTACTTCGAGGCCAAGCTTCACTCGCCGGATGCACCTGGGCGTGGTTCTGTTGTCCAGAGTGCCAAGTACGCGGTTGAAGACGGGGATTTGGTGGAGAGTCCCGGGAACGCCGTAAGCCCATCGCAGggcttcatcctcctctctcttgtTGCGTCCATCGTTTTGTTTTAG
- a CDS encoding Cytochrome c1 heme lyase, translating into MNADLVDLVFLTRSQPSAPIFSSSVPSSSAIDYEKHAMPDPNNDAAAAAPETCPVDHKAREAWLQHARAANPAEAHPHPPHPVVSSADISPTQSQSWTQSLLSLTPFSSSSSSSSSPASNTTSTPPSASSAASTAEACPVDHKSREAWLAQARAASATANPHAQLAEQQTPSKPLDQAASQPSRSWTQSLKSYIPFTSPSSSATQDAPNPARPSTTKSGLDTEREVSTIPRTATSAYPGDSRPSNHEQETGADEATGNWIYPSQKMFFDAMKRKGHDTRAADMATVVPIHNAVNERAWKEIKEWEQPYLEGTACDGPKLHSFLGLSTNMSPKARINTLLGYTPPFDRHDWIVDRCGVQVEYVIDFYAGRPDAHGKPSFYLDVRPKLNSWEGVKMRALRGVGLS; encoded by the exons ATGAACGCCGACCTCGTGGACCTCGTCTTCCTAACCCGTTCGCAACCCTCAGCTCCGATTTTTTCGTCTTCcgtcccctcctcttccgctATCGACTACGAGAAGCACGCAATGCCAGACCCCAacaacgacgccgccgccgccgcgcccgagACGTGCCCCGTCGACCATAAGGCCCGCGAGGCCTGGCTGCAGCACGCCCGTGCCGCGAACCCGGCCGAGGCGCATCCTCACCCGCCACACCCCGTCGTCTCTTCCGCCGACATCTCGCCGACGCAGTCGCAGTCCTGGACCCAGTCCCTGCTATCGCTGACGCCcttctcgtcatcgtcgtcgtcttcgtcttctcctGCTTCGAACACTACATCGACACCACCATCCGcgtcgtccgccgcctccaccgccgAGGCCTGTCCCGTTGACCACAAATCCCGTGAAGCATGGCTCGCCCAGGCCCGCGCCGCGAGCGCCACAGCAAATCCTCACGCACAACTCGCTGAGCAACAAACTCCTTCTAAACCCCTCGACCAGGCGGCATCACAGCCCTCACGATCCTGGACCCAGTCCCTCAAGTCATACATCCCATTcacctccccttcctcctccgcaaCACAAGATGCGCCGAACCCCGCGCGCCCATCGACCACGAAATCGGGCCTCGACACCGAGCGCGAGGTCTCGACGATCCCCCGGACGGCAACCTCGGCGTACCCGGGCGACAGCCGGCCCTCGAATCACGAGCAGGAgacgggcgccgacgaggcgacgGGCAACTGGATTTACCCTTCTCAAAAGATGTTCTTCGACGCCATGAAGCGCAAGGGTCACGACacgcgcgccgccgacatggcgACCGTCGTGCCCATCCACAACGCTGTGAACGAGAGGGCCTGGAAGGAGATAAAAGAGTGGGAGCAGCCCTATCTCGAGGGCACTGC CTGCGACGGCCCCAAGCTCCACTCGTTCCTCGGGCTCAGCACGAATATGTCCCCCAAGGCGCGCATCAACACGCTGCTGGGCTACACGCCGCCCTTCGACCGCCACGACTGGATCGTCGACCGCTGTGGTGTGCAGGTCGAGTACGTCATCGACTTCTACGCCGGTCGGCCGGATGCCCACGGCAAGCCGAGTTTCTACCTCGACGTGCGTCCGAAGCTGAACAGCTGGGAGGGCGTCAAGATGCGCGCGCTCCGGGGTGTTGGGCTGTCTTGA
- a CDS encoding Duf647 domain-containing protein codes for MEGKDKEVLLIEERDGTGRIMCQWLHNPDSQKIAQLREPHNTKSSSAVTSSYAAGLFTNMNQILFDAFLPIGYPDSVTPDYIGYQAYDSLQAFFSTITGLLSNRAILQGLGVGDPNSSATYALLLTILKDGISRVATIAFAYRFGLVIEPECKRYRFLADIFNDSAFFLDLFSPYFDPWTKVAAIVLAEALRAMCGVAAGASKAALSKHFARRNNLSELNAKEASQETAIGLVGLLVGSIVVRFVEGREAVFVLMVFLVFVHLAMNYFGVRCVQLDTLNQQRATILFDHYAQTKRVLTPKQVAWRENIVFWSPVIKNLRGEIIAKIAFAKSYADAMTADVKSAGIRFVTLKVDVQPRKEEKLEAGFVLCVCEKNGFATVKIMLLDDRSSDKVNNVNTLMAWYYAILVARDRQLGTKTDTNTGTRKLLGAISVDEIDADNEDVKLGLEALRKAGWNIDDANLDAFAPRISMGYANKKEQ; via the coding sequence ATGGAAGGAAAAGACAAGGAAGTCCTTCTCATTGAAGAAAGAGACGGAACTGGCAGAATCATGTGCCAGTGGCTGCACAATCCCGACTCTCAGAAAATAGCCCAGCTTCGCGAGCCTCACAACACCAAGTCCAGCTCCGCTGTCACTTCAAGCTACGCCGCTGGCCTCTTCACCAACATGAATCAGATACTCTTCGACGCTTTCCTGCCTATCGGCTACCCAGACTCGGTTACCCCCGACTACATAGGCTACCAGGCCTACGACTCCCTCcaggccttcttctccaccATCACCGGCCTCCTCTCCAATCGCGCCATCCTCCAGGGCCTTGGAGTCGGCGACCCAAACTCCTCGGCCACATACGCCCTCCTCCTGACCATTCTCAAGGATGGCATCTCCCGCGTCGCCACCATCGCCTTCGCCTACCGCTTTGGCCTGGTCATTGAGCCCGAGTGCAAGAGATACCGCTTTCTCGCTGATATCTTCAACGACagcgccttcttcctcgacctcTTCAGCCCCTACTTCGACCCTTGGACCAAGGTCGCCGCCATTgtcctggccgaggcctTGCGTGCCATGTGCggtgtcgccgccggcgccagcaAGGCCGCCCTCTCTAAGCACTTTGCCCGTCGCAACAACCTTAGCGAGCTCAACGCGAAGGAGGCGTCCCAGGAGACGGCCATCGGtctcgtcggcctgctcgtcggGTCTATCGTTGTGCGCTTCGTCGAGGGTAGGGAAGCCGTCTTCGTGCTCATGGTAtttctcgtcttcgtccaCCTCGCCATGAATTACTTCGGCGTCCGCTGCGTCCAACTCGACACGCTCAACCAGCAGCGCGCCACCATCTTGTTCGACCACTACGCCCAGACGAAGCGCGTCCTGACACCCAAGCAGGTCGCCTGGCGCGAGAACATTGTCTTTTGGTCGCCCGTCATCAAGAATCTTCGCGGAGAGATCATTGCCAAGATTGCCTTTGCCAAGAGCTACGCTGATGCCATGACTGCCGACGTCAAGAGCGCCGGCATCCGCTTCGTCACGCTCAAGGTTGACGTCCAGCCGCGGAAGGAGGAAAAGCTGGAGGCAGGCTTCGTGCTCTGTGTCTGCGAGAAGAACGGCTTCGCCACCGTCAAGATCATGCTGCTCGACGACCGCTCTAGCGATAAGGTGAACAACGTCAACACCCTCATGGCGTGGTACTATGCCATCCTAGTCGCGCGCGATCGCCAGCTGGGCACGAAGACTGACACGAATACCGGCACGCGCAAGCTATTGGGTGCCATTTCCGTGGACGAGATTGATGCTGACAACGAGGATGTGAAGTTGGGCTTGGAGGCACTTCGGAAGGCTGGATGGAACATCGATGACGCCAACTTGGACGCCTTTGCCCCGCGAATCAGCATGGGATACGCGAACAAGAAGGAGCAGTAG
- a CDS encoding ABC1 family protein has translation MSDLSQPVAAPRRVVQRLVSLLGGLGLTAYAADRFYLGSVVMRSARAYGTMALVGLDYKLHLGNRPYVAGVPLDTLHDRNARRVCDMLKSNGGLYLKAGQAVAMQAGGVLPEAYRRAFSETFDDAARAPWADVEAVVRRDFGRSVEQVFGADAVEREPRAAASIAQVHYARLSDGREVAIKVQRRQIAAQVSSDLSTLKRMIEYAAEATSIPMGSLGGFVMDHVMQETDFENERANAERLAGFVRNDPRLRDRVHIPVVYPELSSKRVLTTEWIHGRSLWDKDGITAPYTSTPAGDGGGGGGLGLGLRDVMETVVELFSAQMFRYGFVHCDPHPGNILVRRTPSGKPEIVLLDHGLYVTLSDNLRRQYALFWKALLTQDAESLKRVSRAWGMEDPAPWADALAMRSGKQPGPARGEETAREREERMIAEAAGYFGEDGLWPPELVFLERNLGLVQGSNRHLGSPVNRVKMVGAAAMRAVAIDGQGAGRREPLWERARSRWSLFLLDLAFCLSSVRQYFGYGGGFEEDLKGEEEDRSARELKDALAVVLGVAVD, from the exons ATGTCAGATCTATCGCAGCCCGTCGCGGC gccgaggcgggtAGTCCAAAGGCTCGTgtccctcctcggcggcctaGGCCTCACAGCATACGCCGCCGACAGGTTCTACCTAGGAAGCGTGGTGATGCGCAGCGCTAGGGCCTACGGGACCATGGCTCTAGTCGGCCTCGACTACAAGCTGCACCTCGGGAACCGGCCCTacgtcgccggcgtgccCCTCGACACACTTCACGACCGCAACGCCCGCCGCGTCTGCGACATGCTGAAGAGCAACGGCGGGCTCTACCTCAAGGCCGGTCAGGCCGTCGCCATGCAGGCCGGTGGCGTCTTGCCCGAGGCCTACCGGCGCGCCTTTTCCGAGACgttcgacgacgccgcgagggcgccgtgggccgacgtcgaggccgtagTCCGCAGGGACTTTGGGCGGTCCGTCGAGCAGGTCTTCGgagccgacgccgtcgagcgcGAGCCCCGCGCTGCGGCTTCCATTGCGCAGGTTCACTATGCCCGTCTGTCGGACGGCCGCGAGGTCGCTATCAAGGTCCAGCGCAGACAGATCGCCGCCCAGGTGTCCTCGGACCTGTCGACGCTCAA GCGCATGATCGAGTACGCCGCCGAAGCGACCTCGATCCCCATGGGCTCCCTCGGGGGCTTCGTCATGGACCACGTCATGCAGGAGACCGACTTCGAGAACGAGAGGGCCAACGCCGAGCGcctcgccggcttcgtccGCAACGACCCGCGGCTCCGCGACCGCGTCCACATCCCCGTGGTCTACCCTGAGCTCAGTTCGAAGCGAGTCCTGACGACGGAATGGATTCACGGCCGTAGCCTGTGGGACAAGGACGGAATCACGGCGCCGTATACATCGACACCCGCCGgtgacgggggcggcggtggcgggctGGGTCTCGGCCTGCGCGATGTCATGGAGACCGTTGTCGAGCTCTTCTCGGCCCAGATGTTCCGCTACGGATTCGTCCACTGCGACCCCCACCCAGGCAACATCCTCGTCCGGCGCACGCCGTCGGGGAAACCCGAGATCGTCCTGCTGGATCACGGCCTCTACGTCACCCTGTCCGACAACCTGCGTCGGCAGTACGCACTGTTCTGGAAAGCCCTCCTGACGCAGGACGCCGAGAGCCTGAAGCGGGTGTCGCGGGCCTGGGGCATGGAGGACCCGGCGCCGTGGGCCGACGCGTTGGCGATGAGGTCCGggaagcagccagggccCGCGCGCGGGGAGGAGACGGCCCGGGAGCGCGAGGAGCGCATgatcgccgaggcggccgggTATTTCGGGGAGGACGGGCTGTGGCCGCCGGagctcgtcttcctcgagcGCAACCTGGGGCTGGTGCAGGGCAGCAACCGACATCTCGGGTCGCCGGTGAACCGCGTCAAGATGGTCGGGGCCGCGGCCatgcgcgccgtcgccatcgacggccaGGGTGCCGGGCGGCGGGAGCCGTTGTGGGAGAGGGCGCGGTCGCGGTGGTCGCTTTTCCTGTTGGACTTGGCGTTTTGCCTCAGCAGCGTCAGGCAGTACTTCGGTTACGGCGGCGGGTTCGAGGAGGACCtgaagggggaggaagaggatagGTCGGCGcgggagctgaaggatgcGTTGGCGGTCGTGTTGGGCGTCGCGGTGGACTAG
- a CDS encoding Integral membrane protein — MTLTTTIELANAPATPLPELSGSSSACSPQPQQTVFLSETEQHEDLSRGKTVVVISSVTCITGVSSLLAGIVTVCIPAMARDVNLENNLLLWPSSVYALTCGCTLLLSGAMADLYGARQLYLLGCFFQSVFTLACGLARTGIQLILFRALAGVAISMCLPSAVSIITHAFPAGRRRNTAFASMGGGQPIGFSIGLSIGGVFTDTIGWRWGFHIAAIINTVIFLVALKWLPGLGRREAVTWRRFRTEVDWIGAFLASGFLSMISYVLAIITDSTHEMKKAENIALLFISASLTGAFVAWVERQERLGRPAIIPNSLWKNRSFSSICLSVFMVWGAFNATEQLSSFYLQYVQRLSATNTSVRFLPAPMGGVLASIVAGLVVHRVRADLAILVAVALSSLSPVLMAVADPAWSYWLCVFWAMFMNAIGADMLFTISNLLITSLFPARTQGVAGGVYNTIAQIGKSVGLASSGAIASAVTARSGVADKASPAALLEGYRASYWYCLGLYGATLVVTIWGLRKIGKVGVKKE, encoded by the exons ATGACTTTGACGACCACAATTGAGCTGGCCAACGCGCCGGCAACACCTCTGCCAGAGCTATCCGGTTCCTCTTCGGCATGCTCACCGCAGCCGCAACAGACAGTCTTTTTGTCCGAGACCGAGCAGCATGAGGACCTCTCCCGAGGCAAGACGGTGGTCGTCATCTCATCGGTGACGTGCATCACCGGCGTCAGCTCCCTCCTGGCCGGCATCGTGACCGTCTGTATCCCGGCCATGGCCAGAGACGTTAACCTCGAGAATAACCTATTGTTGTG GCCGTCCTCCGTTTACGCCTTGACGTGCGGATGCACCCTCCTGCTGTCcggcgccatggccgacCTCTACGGCGCTCGGCAGCTCTATCTCCTGGGTTGCTTCTTCCAGTCTGTCTTCACGCTCGCCTGCGGGCTGGCGAGGACGGGGATACAACTGATCCTGttccgcgccctcgccggcgtggcCATCTCCATGTGTCTGCCGTCCGCCGTGAGCATCATCACGCACGCGTTCCCAGCCGGCCGGCGGAGGAACACGGCCTTCGCCTCGATGGGTGGGGGCCAGCCGATCGGCTTCTCCATCGGGCtcagcatcggcggcgtcttcacGGACACGATCGGCTGGCGGTGGGGATTCCACATCGCGGCCATTATCAACACggtcatcttcctcgtcgcgcTCAAGTGGCTGCCCGGCCTCGGGAGAAGGGAGGCGGTGACGTGGCGCCGCTTCAGGACCGAGGTCGACTGGATCGGAGCTTTCCTAGCCAGCGGCTTTCTCTCGATGATCTCCTATGTGCTTGC TATCATCACCGACAGCACGCACGAAatgaagaaggccgagaacATCGCCCTGCTCTTCATCTCGGCGTCCCTCACCGGCGCGTTCGTCGCCTGGGTGGAACGACAGGAGCGCCTGGGTCGGCCGGCCATCATCCCCAACTCGCTGTGGAAGAACCGCAGCTTCAGCAGCATCTGCCTCAGCGTCTTCATGGTCTGGGGCGCCTTCAACGCGACGGAGCAGCTGAGCTCCTTCTACCTGCAGTACGTGCAGCGGCTCTCGGCCACGAACACCTCGGTGCGTTTCCTGCCGGCGCCCATGGGCGGCGTGCTGGCCAGCATCGTTGCCGGGCTCGTCGTGCACCGCGTGCGGGCGGACCTGGcgatcctcgtcgccgtggcGCTGTCTAGCCTGTCGCCTGTGCTGATGGCCGTTGCCGACCCGGCGTGGTCCTACTGGCTCTGCGTCTTCTGGGCCATGTTCATGaacgccatcggcgccgacatGCTCTTCACCATCTCGAACCTGCTCATCACGTCGCTATTCCCGGCGCGGACGCAGGGGGTTGCCGGGGGCGTCTACAACACCATCGCGCAGATCGGCAAGAGCGTCGGACTGGCGTCGTCGGGGGCCATCGCGAGCGCCGTGACGGCGCGGTCCGGCGTGGCGGACAAGGCGAGCCCGGCGGCGCTGTTGGAGGGGTATCGGGCGTCTTACTGGTATTGCCTCGGCCTGTACGGCGCAACCTTGGTTGTGACGATATGGGGACTAAGGAAGATTGGCAAGGTGGGCGTCAAGAAGGAGTGA
- a CDS encoding Fic/DOC family protein has protein sequence MFAGLRSVISNGWPVRAQETKEVVSIRPDDIYTQHSSDQNPQKLFEKASSWLTIIQEKRMDQVQTELVLKETQDTLIRAIFGSNMIERAGLGWDITLNLCRIVFAGEHVGDIPERTSKYENQLLDLQYQEGDNESIASQNFHRGRLEIVQHARAYQHILHQVVVKQDDLTEDLIKETHRILTRGIPIVEKGFPDVPPEKYGGIYRKVPVGAGSTMFTVPQHVPGKMREMCDKLKADIEKAEKQNSIDPFSMSSKYSLEFVQIHPFQDGNGRMCRMILNAILARYAGIIVPIGEKVDEITEYISIKRRASESMEGHGEYAMFILKRAVPRLRELKKKLTGKGKSA, from the coding sequence ATGTTTGCTGGTCTGCGTAGCGTCATCTCTAACGGCTGGCCGGTCAGGGCTCAAGAGACGAAGGAGGTTGTGTCCATCCGACCCGACGATATCTATACTCAACACTCGTCGGACCAAAACCCACAAAAGCTTTTCGAGAAAGCGTCGTCTTGGCTCACTATTATTCAGGAGAAGAGAATGGACCAGGTTCAGACGGAACTGGTTCTAAAAGAGACACAGGATACCTTGATCAGAGCCATATTTGGCTCAAACATGATCGAACGGGCAGGACTTGGATGGGATATCACCTTAAATCTCTGCCGAATTGTCTTTGCTGGAGAACACGTCGGGGACATTCCCGAACGGACATCCAAGTACGAGAACCAGCTGCTTGATCTCCAATATCAGGAAGGAGACAACGAGAGTATAGCTTCTCAGAATTTCCACCGAGGCCGTCTGGAAATCGTTCAGCACGCCAGAGCTTATCAACACATCCTTCATCAGGTTGTCGTCAAGCAAGATGACCTCACGGAGGACCTGATCAAGGAGACACACCGAATTCTCACCAGAGGCATCCCCATCGTGGAGAAAGGATTCCCAGACGTTCCCCCAGAGAAGTATGGAGGCATCTACCGCAAAGTCCCCGTCGGGGCCGGCTCGACCATGTTCACTGTTCCGCAACACGTTCCCGGCAAGATGAGAGAGATGTGCGACAAGCTAAAGGCCGACATCGAAAAGGCTGAGAAGCAGAACTCGATCGACCCATTCTCGATGTCATCAAAATACTCCCTAGAGTTTGTGCAGATCCACCCCTTCCAGGACGGCAATGGTCGGATGTGCAGGATGATTCTCAACGCGATCTTGGCCAGATATGCTGGCATCATCGTTCCTATCGGCGAAAAAGTAGACGAGATAACCGAGTACATCAGTATCAAGAGACGGGCAAGCGAGAGCATGGAAGGTCATGGAGAATACGCGATGTTCATTTTGAAGCGAGCAGTCCCTCGCCTGCGAGAACTCAAGAAGAAACTTACCGGCAAAGGGAAATCTGCTTAG
- a CDS encoding Diphosphomevalonate decarboxylase — protein sequence MADNKVYRASTTAPVNIAVVKYWGKRDAKLNLPTNSSLSVTLSQADLRTLTTASCSASYPAGDSLILNGEAADVSGARTQACFRELRARRAALEEKNPSLPKLSALPLKIVTENNFPTAAGLASSAAGFAALVRAIADLYELPDSPSELSLIARQGSGSACRSLFGGYVAWRMGDRADGTDSKADLVAEASHWPDMRALILVASAAKKGVSSTSGMQQTVATSGLFKQRVAEVVPKHMAEMEDAIARRDFEQFAEVTMKDSNSFHSSCSDTYPPIFYMNDVSRAAIRAVEQINSAAGKTVAAYTFDAGPNAVIYYLEKDTDAVVGAFAPILASVGGWKEGVEGVKSSVTLDETVAGILKGGVSRVIQTGVGEGPIKSDIYLVGEDGQTVQR from the exons ATGGCGGACAACAAGGTCTACCGCGCCAGCACGACGGCGCCCGTCAACATCGCTGTTGTCAA GTACTGGGGCAAGCGCGACGCGAAGCTCAACCTCCCCACCAACAGCTCGCTCTCCGTCACCCTCTCCCAGGCCGACCTTCGGACCCTGACAAcggcctcctgctcggcTTCTTACCCCGCAGGCGACAGCCTCATCCtcaacggcgaggccgcggaTGTCTCGGGCGCCCGTACGCAGGCCTGCTTCCGCGAGCTGCGCGCCCGCCGCGCTgccctcgaggagaagaaccCCTCGCTCCCGAAGCtctcggcgctgccgctgaAGATCGTCACCGAGAACAACTTCCCCACGGCCGCGGGTCtcgcgtcgtcggccgcaggcttcgccgccctcgtgcGCGCTATCGCCGACCTCTACGAGCTCCCGGACTCGCCCTCGGAGCTGTCCCTCATCGCGCGACAGGGCTCCGGCTCGGCGTGCCGCAGCCTGTTCGGCGGGTACGTCGCGTGGAGGATGGGCGACCGGGCAGACGGCACGGACTCCAAGGCCGACCTCGTGGCCGAGGCGTCGCACTGGCCCGACATGCGCGCGCTGATCCTCGTCGCCAGCGCGGCCAAGAAGGGcgtgtcgtcgacgtcgggcATGCAGCAGACGGTGGCGACGTCGGGGCTGTTCAAGCAGCgcgtggccgaggtcgtGCCGAAGCacatggccgagatggaggacgccatcgcccgGCGCGACTTTGAACAGTTCGCCGAGGTTACGATGAAGGACTCTAACTCGTTCCACTCGTCGTGCTCCGACACGTACCCCCCCATCTTCTATATGAACGACGTGTCGCGCGccgccatccgcgccgtggAGCAGATCAACTCCGCCGCTGGCAAGACTGTGGCCGCCTACACCTTCGATGCCGGCCCGAACGCCGTCATCTACTACCTCGAGAAGgacaccgacgccgtcgtcggtgcctTTGCGCCTATCCTGGCCTCGGTCGGCGGGTGGaaggagggcgtcgagggcgtcaagtCTTCGGTCACGCTCGACGAGACCGTAGCCGGCATCCTCAAGGGCGGTGTCAGTCGTGTCATCCAGACTGGAGTTGGCGAGGGCCCGATCAAGTCGGACATCTacctcgttggcgaggacggccaGACCGTCCAGCGATGA